A section of the Ignavibacteriota bacterium genome encodes:
- the nrfD gene encoding polysulfide reductase NrfD translates to MDAGAGYVFPNELHVTWTVMIVLYPYITGMVAGAFIVSSFYHVFGMEKLRPIAKYALVSSFAFLLFATVPLLNHLGKPERAFNILVTPNFSSAMSGFGFIYLFYMIIVFLEIWFSYRVTFIRRHEAARGLARRLYSVLLLGQTRDTEETRVVDRKLVVFLGGLGIPVACVLHGYVGFLFGSIKANLWWSTPLMFIIFIFSAIVSGLAVLIFLYLIIHWTRKLPVAQDSIDLMAKWLWGFMIIAVVLELMEILSISYERTEKWAILETLINGKLRVSYVYLQIGLFSLVPFFLLSVTTLAKRLDTRVRNILIWLSSGMLLLQVLFMRWNVVIGGQLLSKSMRGFTEYFPGIFDKEGLLVSFLLIIAPFLLLRVFDQLFPFFQRHET, encoded by the coding sequence ATGGATGCCGGCGCGGGATACGTGTTCCCAAACGAATTACACGTCACATGGACGGTGATGATCGTATTGTACCCGTATATCACAGGCATGGTGGCAGGAGCGTTCATCGTCTCATCGTTCTACCATGTGTTCGGCATGGAGAAGTTGCGGCCTATCGCCAAATACGCGCTCGTGTCGTCGTTCGCGTTCCTTCTGTTCGCCACGGTGCCGTTGCTGAACCATCTCGGGAAGCCCGAACGGGCGTTCAACATCCTTGTAACTCCCAATTTCTCGTCCGCCATGAGCGGATTCGGTTTCATCTATCTGTTCTACATGATCATCGTGTTTCTCGAAATCTGGTTCAGCTATCGAGTCACATTCATCCGCCGGCACGAGGCGGCGCGCGGGCTTGCCCGGCGTTTGTATTCGGTGCTCCTGCTCGGACAGACGCGCGATACCGAGGAGACGCGCGTGGTGGATCGCAAACTCGTGGTCTTTCTCGGGGGTCTCGGTATTCCCGTGGCGTGTGTACTGCACGGGTACGTCGGCTTCCTTTTCGGATCCATCAAGGCGAATCTGTGGTGGTCCACGCCGCTGATGTTCATCATCTTTATTTTTTCGGCCATCGTGTCGGGGCTCGCGGTGCTGATATTCCTGTATCTCATCATCCATTGGACCCGAAAACTTCCGGTAGCACAGGACTCGATCGATCTCATGGCGAAGTGGCTGTGGGGATTTATGATCATCGCCGTGGTACTCGAATTGATGGAAATCCTTTCCATCTCGTACGAACGCACCGAGAAGTGGGCCATTCTTGAGACGCTGATCAACGGCAAGCTCCGTGTCTCGTATGTGTATCTCCAAATCGGTCTGTTTTCACTGGTGCCGTTTTTTCTGCTTTCGGTCACGACGCTGGCGAAGCGCCTCGACACGCGCGTGAGAAACATCCTGATCTGGCTCTCGTCGGGCATGTTGTTGCTGCAGGTGCTTTTTATGCGATGGAATGTGGTGATAGGCGGGCAACTGCTTTCGAAGAGCATGCGGGGATTCACGGAATATTTTCCGGGAATCTTCGACAAAGAAGGTCTGCTTGTTTCGTTTCTGTTGATCATCGCCCCGTTTCTGCTGCTCAGGGTTTTCGACCAACTGTTCCCATTCTTCCAGAGGCACGAGACCTAG
- a CDS encoding sodium:proton antiporter — translation MILPFVVLLLAIALMPFLAKHWWEKYYPHVACTLGAITVSYYLFLLKDTTAIIHSGIEYVGFLSLVGSLFVVSGGVFIRLRGYSTPVSNVLLLLFGALISNFVGTTGASMILIRPWLRNNKYRMHPYHVVFFIFLVSNIGGALTPIGDPPLFLGYLKGIPFFWVTEHLWPMWLLATGLLLAVFYVIDSRFYHKVPKHVRDEKSALGESVAVEGLHNLGFLLVILVAVFIQNPPFLRELIMILAAAGSFYTTRRHIHAANGFNFHPVKEVGFLFLGLFATMVPALQWLELHATTLGIHSPASFYWGTGTLSAVLDNAPTYLNFLSAAVGLFVAPESIAAIQSIFAAPTPAQLAQYPMEIQKTVAMLQSRFGVVNGAAAPSAATIQIAYLLAVHSIHITAISVAAVFFGAMTYIGNAPNFMVKAIAEQNGARVPSFFGFMVRFSLPVLLPILILVWLIFFMG, via the coding sequence ATGATCCTCCCCTTCGTGGTTCTGCTGCTCGCGATCGCACTCATGCCCTTCCTCGCGAAACACTGGTGGGAGAAATACTACCCGCACGTGGCCTGTACGCTGGGCGCCATCACCGTGTCGTATTATCTGTTTCTGCTGAAGGACACAACAGCCATCATTCATTCGGGCATCGAGTATGTGGGCTTTCTCAGTCTGGTCGGCTCGCTCTTTGTGGTCTCCGGCGGCGTGTTTATTCGCCTGCGGGGCTATTCCACTCCCGTGTCGAACGTTCTCCTGCTTCTCTTCGGCGCGCTGATCTCGAATTTTGTCGGCACCACGGGCGCATCCATGATTCTGATCCGACCATGGCTGCGCAACAACAAGTACCGCATGCATCCCTACCATGTGGTGTTTTTTATTTTTCTCGTCAGCAATATCGGCGGCGCTCTTACACCCATCGGTGATCCTCCGCTCTTCCTCGGCTACCTGAAGGGCATCCCCTTTTTCTGGGTGACGGAACACCTCTGGCCGATGTGGCTGCTCGCGACGGGACTGCTGCTCGCGGTGTTTTATGTGATCGATTCCCGCTTCTATCACAAGGTTCCGAAACACGTGCGAGACGAAAAGTCCGCGCTCGGCGAGTCGGTGGCAGTCGAGGGTCTGCACAATCTCGGCTTCCTGCTTGTGATTCTTGTCGCTGTCTTTATTCAGAATCCGCCCTTCCTGCGCGAACTGATCATGATTCTCGCGGCGGCCGGATCTTTCTACACCACCAGGCGCCACATCCATGCGGCGAACGGCTTCAACTTCCATCCCGTGAAGGAGGTCGGCTTCCTTTTCCTCGGACTTTTTGCCACGATGGTTCCGGCGCTGCAATGGCTGGAACTTCATGCGACCACACTCGGCATTCATTCACCCGCATCGTTCTACTGGGGCACGGGGACGCTGTCGGCAGTGCTGGATAACGCGCCCACCTATCTCAATTTCCTCAGCGCCGCCGTGGGGCTGTTCGTCGCGCCGGAGTCCATCGCCGCGATACAATCCATTTTCGCCGCTCCCACACCGGCGCAGCTTGCGCAGTATCCGATGGAGATTCAGAAGACCGTCGCGATGCTTCAGAGCCGCTTCGGTGTTGTGAATGGCGCCGCGGCGCCGTCCGCCGCAACAATTCAAATCGCCTACCTGCTCGCGGTGCATAGCATTCATATCACCGCCATCAGTGTCGCGGCGGTGTTTTTTGGCGCGATGACCTATATCGGCAACGCGCCGAACTTTATGGTGAAGGCGATCGCCGAACAGAACGGCGCCCGTGTTCCGTCGTTTTTCGGCTTTATGGTGCGTTTCTCCCTTCCCGTTCTGCTCCCCATTCTGATTCTCGTCTGGCTGATCTTTTTTATGGGCTGA
- a CDS encoding 4Fe-4S dicluster domain-containing protein — translation MDRRHFVRLALVSGAGVLAGSLTVYSALPRSTEVRSEQDLQNFDWGYLIDTTRCIGCGACVRACKAENDVPDTYFRTWVERFEINADDVVSVDSPDGAMSSFTSRDGEDARIVKAFFVPKLCNHCRNSACTQVCPVGATFHSPDGVVLIDKEHCLGCGYCVQACPYGCRYIDHSRGTADKCTFCYHRIHRGESPACVMACPRGARVFGNLKDPESPIIRTLHERRYGILKPDLGTNPKCFYVGLDMEVK, via the coding sequence ATGGACCGGCGACATTTTGTTCGCCTGGCTTTGGTGAGCGGCGCCGGAGTGCTCGCGGGCAGTCTCACGGTATACAGCGCACTGCCGCGGAGCACCGAGGTGCGCAGCGAGCAAGACCTGCAGAACTTCGACTGGGGCTACCTGATCGACACAACACGCTGCATCGGCTGCGGCGCCTGCGTGCGCGCATGCAAAGCCGAGAACGACGTGCCCGACACCTACTTCCGTACCTGGGTTGAACGATTCGAGATCAACGCCGACGACGTTGTTTCGGTGGATTCGCCCGACGGCGCCATGTCGAGCTTCACATCAAGGGACGGGGAAGACGCGCGGATAGTGAAAGCCTTCTTTGTGCCGAAACTCTGCAATCATTGCAGGAACAGCGCGTGCACACAAGTGTGTCCCGTTGGGGCGACTTTCCACTCGCCCGACGGCGTCGTGTTGATCGACAAGGAGCACTGCCTTGGGTGCGGCTACTGCGTGCAGGCATGCCCGTACGGATGCCGGTATATCGATCATTCACGGGGTACAGCGGACAAGTGCACCTTCTGTTATCACCGCATCCATCGCGGCGAATCGCCCGCCTGTGTTATGGCGTGTCCGCGCGGCGCGCGTGTATTCGGCAACCTCAAGGATCCCGAGAGTCCCATAATCCGGACGTTGCACGAGAGGCGCTACGGTATTCTGAAACCCGACCTCGGGACCAATCCCAAGTGTTTTTATGTCGGACTCGACATGGAGGTGAAGTGA